In one Macrobrachium rosenbergii isolate ZJJX-2024 chromosome 53, ASM4041242v1, whole genome shotgun sequence genomic region, the following are encoded:
- the LOC136834098 gene encoding circumsporozoite protein-like: MTSGLEKPDYNRASDKGSVAKGYHYRHHHYHYHYLYHYMPFSFLTPPPPPPHHLLLHQTFSSSSSTTPRPPTTTTSYSSSSPSSTSTSSSSSSSSSSSSSSSGDTVSQCESIMNTSGRDGESVMNTDGRDGESVMNTDGRDGESVMNTVGRDGESAVNTVGRDGESAVNTVGRDGESAVNNWQRDGESAVNTVGRDGESAVNTVGRDGESAVNAVGRDETVASAVAVGRDGESADAVGRDGESAVNAVGRDGESAVNTVGRDGESAVNAVGRDGESAVNTVGRDGESAVNAVGRDGESAVNTVGRDGESAVNAVGRDGESAVNTVGRDGESAVNAVGRDGVGVNTVGRDGESAVNAVGRRDGEQSAVNAVGRDGESAVNTVGRDGESAVNAVGRDGESAVNTVGRR; this comes from the exons TTCCTtcttaactcctcctcctcctccaccacaccacctcctcctccaccaaaccttctcctcatcctcctccaccACACCACGacctcccaccaccaccacctcctattcctcctcctctccctcctccacctccacctcctcctcctcctcctcctcctcctcctcctcctcctcctcctcaggag ATACGGTGAGTCAGTGTGAGTCAATTATGAACACCAGTGGCAGAGACGGTGAGTCAGTCATGAACACCGATGGCAGAGACGGTGAGTCAGTCATGAACACCGATGGCAGAGACGGTGAGTCAGTCATGAACACCGTTGGCAGAGACGGTGAGTCGGCCGTGAACACCGTTGGCAGAGACGGTGAGTCGGCCGTGAACACCGTTGGCAGAGACGGTGAGTCGGCCGTGAACAATTGGCAGAGAGACGGTGAGTCGGCCGTGAACACCGTTGGCAGAGACGGTGAGTCGGCCGTGAACACCGTTGGCAGAGACGGTGAGTCGGCCGTGAACGCCGTTGGCAGAGACG AGACGGTGGCGTCGGCCGTCGCCGTTGGCAGAGACGGTGAGTCGGCCGACGCCGTTGGCAGAGACGGTGAGTCGGCCGTGAACGCCGTTGGCAGAGACGGTGAGTCGGCCGTGAACACCGTTGGCAGAGACGGTGAGTCGGCCGTGAACGCCGTTGGCAGAGACGGTGAGTCGGCCGTGAACACCGTTGGCAGAGACGGTGAGTCGGCCGTGAACGCCGTTGGCAGAGACGGTGAGTCGGCCGTGAACACCGTTGGCAGAGACGGTGAGTCGGCCGTGAACGCCGTTGGCAGAGACGGTGAGTCGGCCGTGAACACCGTTGGCAGAGACGGTGAGTCGGCCGTGAACGCCGTTGGCAGAGACGGAGTCGGCGTGAACACCGTTGGCAGAGACGGTGAGTCGGCCGTGAACGCCGTTGGCAGACG AGACGGTGAGCAGTCGGCCGTGAACGCCGTTGGCAGAGACGGTGAGTCGGCCGTGAACACCGTTGGCAGAGACGGTGAGTCGGCCGTGAACGCCGTTGGCAGAGACGGTGAGTCGGCCGTGAACACCGTTGGCAGACGGTGA